The following nucleotide sequence is from Aedes aegypti strain LVP_AGWG chromosome 3, AaegL5.0 Primary Assembly, whole genome shotgun sequence.
catcaaaaaaaaatttcgatttcggaaatttcatgtacaccacccccccccctttggagatttttcatgggtcaaaaaagccaaactttgaccgctttgggggtccacttaatgaagtccgattgagctcaaattttgcatggggacttttttcgaggagacaaaacttttgagcactaccattttttaaaattcgatgacaaaatttttcccatacattccattggcaccctattATGTATGTATTGACCATGCTTTAAACTAAtaatttagattaaatttaGTGTGCTTAAATGTAAAGGTGAGTCAAAATAACTTGGTATTAAGTtcttaatttgaatattttgatccATTTAGATATAATGGGTAAAATGTGCCCAAGGGTTCAAGAAAAGAGTGCGATTTTACATATAACATAAAATATCTATTGATTTATTAGCCATCTAAATTATTCAGCACTTTATTCAAATTGTGCATCCATCATTATCACTTGGCAAAGATATCGATCCAACACTCCACTTTTTCTTCCAGTTCGCACCGCTGCAACGATTCATCGAAATACTCTCCCGGTGGGCAGAATGATGGTTCAGCAATACCTCCGATGCATGTGTAGTACGCTGCACAGTTGTACGGATTCCTCAACAGCGTATTATCATCCTTTCCGTAGCACATTCCGGGAGTGGGCACTGTGGTTACAACGTCGGCACACTCCGCATCCGCCTCCGGAACGCAAGTCAGCAATGTCTTATCGAATGCCATTCCTTCACCGCATGGCGAAGCATAGGGCCTTCCCTGGACACAGATGTAGAACCACGTGCAGTCCTCTGGGTTCGGTACCTTAGTTCCCGATGTAACACCGTCGCAGATACCTTCGATCGGCGAAGGAGTCGGCCGTAGTCCATGGGGGCATTCAACCTGATCAGGAGCTACGCAACTCTGGTGATCTGCATCGAACCACAAACCGAAGGGGCAAATCTGGCGGAAGCCGACCTGATCGATGCACACGTAGAACTGATTGCAGAACAGTGGATGCAGAACCTGACGTCCGTTGGTGACGCCAGTACAAATGCCTTCGGTTGGTGGGACTTCCGGTATACGATCGCTGACTTCACATGTCACCTCATTTCGTGGCAAGCATTGTTGTCGTTCTTCATCAAACCAGAGCTCGCCACTGCAAATCATCGGATATGCGAAGCCATCCTTGCATTGGAAGAATCGGTAACAGTAGTCGTCGTTTCTGAACAGAGATAGATCTTCAGCGCCGTAGCAACGGCTCTCCGGGGTTGGAGCTGGAGTAGATGCTCCTAGTGGACAGTACACGTTCTCTGATAGATCACAAATTTGCCGCGGCTCATCAAACCACAATCCGTCGGGGCAGATTTGACCGTAACCAACTTCGTCGACACATAAGTAGTACTGATTACAGTAGTTCCAGTTTCGCTCGAAGCGTCCATCCCGCACGCCTTGGCAGATACCAGGTGTTGGAATGATCGGTCCTGGATTACCGGGTCGTAGTTCGCACTGGACGTTGGCAGATAGGTCGCACACTTGACGCTCGAGATCGAACCAACGTCCCGGACGGCAGATCATCGGGTATGCCACTTCATCGATACACTGGTAGTATCGGTAACAGTAGAAATCGTTCCGCAGCAGACGGTTGTCCTCTTCGCCATGACAGCGTTCATATGGCGAAGGGGTAGTAACCTGAGGAGCCAGCGGGCAGTACGTATCCGAAGGTGGCTGACATACCTGGTGGAATTCATCGAACCACATGCCATCGGGGCACACCAAAGAGTAGCCAACTCCGTCGACGCAAACGTAGAACTGATTACAGGCCCGGGGATTCTGCACCTGACGGCCATTTGGAACATTGAGACAGATACCTGGAGTTGGAGGCACCACTGGTGGATTGGGGTTTACCAAACAGGTGACCTCATCTGGGTCCATGCAGGATTGATTTTCCAAATCGAACCACAAATTACCGCGGCAGATCATTGGATACGGAGCTCCATCGATACATTGGAAGAAGCGATAGCAGTAGTTGGGATTTGATACGTAGGAATAGTTCGGGACACGATCGCACAGAGCCCAAGGATGTGGCGCAACGGTTGTGGTAGTAGGAGGTCCAAGTTCACATGATGCTTCGCCTGGTGGCAAACAAGTCTGTTGATCTTCGTTAAACCACAGTCCAGGTCCGCAAATTTGTGGGAACCCGATCTCGTCAACGCACACGTAGAACTGATTGCATGCCCTTGGATTAGGTACTTGGATAGCGTTAGACACTCCATTGCAAATACCTGCAGTTGGTGGTGGACGTGGAGGTTCTTCTTCCACAATACACTCCACTTCGGAAGGATCTCTACAGCGTTGCTGACGTGCGTCGAACCACTGTTCATTTGGGCAAATCATCGGGAATGGAGATCCACTAACGCACTTGAAGTATCGATAGCAGTAATTCGGATCCCGTACGTAAGCCATATCTGGAATTCCTGTACACATTGCGTACGGACTCTCGGTAACTGGAGGGCGCTGTGGAGCAAGATCGCAAGAAACGGTTCCACCTATCGAACAGGTCTGTTCTTCCTCATTGAACCACAATCCAGGCGGGCAAATCAATGGCCAACCAATTTCCCGAACGCACAGGAAAAATTCATTGCAGAACGTGTGATGAGGCGACAGATGACCATCGGCTACGTCGTCGCAGATTCCATCAATTCCAGGAGGTCGTACAATTGGCGGCGGAGTTGCGTCACACTCAACATATTCCGACCGATCACACCTCTGCCTTGCTTCATCAAACCACATTCCATCGTGGCAAACCAACGGGTAAGGAGTTCCATCAATACACTGGAAGTACCGATAGCAATAATGTTCGTTCTTGACAAAGCGATAATCGAACACCCCATCACAAACGGCGAATGGATCAGGAGCTGGCGTTGTTGGTCCATGAGGACAGTCCACGTACAGAGGATTGTTGCAAGATTGACTTTGCTCGTCGAACCATTGGCCTAGAGGGCAAGTGGTTGGCAATCCTATACGATTAACGCAGAGGTAATACTGATTACAGTGTAGCGGGTGTAGAACCATTTCTCCATCAGCGGCATCATTACAGATACCGGGAGTTGGAGATACTGGCGGTGGAGGATGATCTATTTCGCATTCAATAGTGTCTTGATCAACGCAACGTTGCATTTCTTCCGAGAACCACTGGTCACGTGGACAGATCAGCGGGAATGGAACGCCATTGCGGCACTGGTAGTATCGGTAGCAGTAGTCTTCGTTacgaacaaatctaagatttgcAACGTCATCGCATCGGCTGAAGGGAGTAGTCGTTGTCTCCGGAGGAATCGGTGGTCCTAGAGGGCAATCCACGGTTCCGGCAGGAGCACAAGTCTGACCTTCTTCGTCGAACCACATGTTCAGTGGACAAATCTTGGACCAACCGATTTGGTTAACGCAGATGTAATACTTGTTGCAGGCTGTAGGGTTCGGTGTTAGGCGATTATTTGCGGTATTGTCACAGATGTTTGGTGTTGGTGGAACCGTGGGCTGTCCAGGTTCAAGGACGCATTCAACATTTGCAGGATTATCGCAAACATCTCTAGTGGCATCGAACCACGTGTTATCTGGACAAACCATTGGGTAAGGGAAACCGTTGACGCACTGATAGTATCGGTAACAGTAATGTTCATTGGGAACAAGAGCGAAATCTTCCTCAAATCGGCATCTCGCGGCACCTACGGGACCATGTGGGCAGCTAACGTCCAATGGGTCAGCACACATCTGGCGTTCCGTGTCGAACCACATACCAGCTGGACAAACTACTGGCACTCCGATTTGACCGAAGCAGATGTAATAAGTATTGCAGAAGAAGGGATGCAGAACAAGTTCGCCATCGGTGGTATCATCGCAAATACCTGGAACTGGAGCAGGCGTCGGTATTTCCCCATCAATTTCACATGTTACGGACGATGGATCCCGGCAACTTTGCGCTTCTTCATCAAACCATAGTTCCCCAGTGCAACGCATCGGATACGGAGATCCATCGACGCACATAAAGTAACGATAGCAGTAGTGTGCATTTCGCACGAACGAAAAATTCGGCCGATCTTCACATAGATCCGATTGAGCATTGACGGCTCCAACCACCAACAAAAGGGCAACGATTGCCCAAAGTTCTGAAAAAGAGAATACTTGATAAATTTACATGCTTGAAATCTTGACCTAAAATTCCAACTTACCTCTCATCGCTCCGGCTACTTCCTATTCGGCTTACCACGGAAACACTGACCGCTATCTTTCGGACAGTGGCCTTAAATAGTCCCAAACATGAAATCCCTTATCGAATATTGCAATTTGTCCATCCGGATGACATAAACCAATCTAGTGAGGCCCGAAAGAAAGATAAGACCTTATACATGACCACCCTTCTGGTCATAAACCTGTGAATTCGCGTGAGGTGCATCGGCGCATGATGATTGTTACCAGCGGGATAAAGATAATGCAAATGCGTTTTATAGGATGCCCCGAAATCAGTCAAGGATTGGGATAGAGGTCAAAGTCTCCCCCAAAATGATACAAACGATGTCCACCAGTGCACAAGGTAGACAATATTAGATCACCTTTGGAGGTATGGCCATCCGATAGTAAGATTTGGATTTTTACGGTCCACTTGAGCGAACTGCTATCTTTATGACAGGCCGGGCGATAATGCGGTCAATGTGGATAAGGGATGCAACACCGGATGATTTGTTGTTACCTGGACAGAGGGAACCAGACAGATAACGGAGGAAACGATTTGCTGGAGTCACTCGGGCTGCTTTTTCATGCTTAAACATTAGGGGAACTACATAAATTGAGAAAaccactaattgaactttaacacttcactttaattttgcaaaagaaaaaaaataaaaattaatatatttaaacttttatatgttgcttatcttgacagataggcctatttcgtctgcgacttatcgattcgacactgaagaagtctgtgaGTCGCAATTGAAATAGGCATATCTGTCAAGATATAAGAGTTTAAaggtaggggaacttacgtattgtcggcagcctaagcagttgaactttaaggaaggcaattatacacaacAACAAAGCACGAAAATTaacaggagacacctgaactacacttgagcacacttaattcattaattattatgcacacaacactattttgttctctaaatcgtctatttttcctcaccaaagtcacgaggcacttgttcttttatcggcaatgcaattactattgtcggcaacaaaattgttctcttcggcaatccaaaaaagtacaaaaactaggttatgtattggtaactatatgggtattttcgtatttgttgacaatgcctgaaattgaacgtcactcattatgttctactcgttgaaagggccaatgcagaaaaatacagactacactgagaacagcattgcagttataaatagaatagctaaggcgccgtccacaaattacgtaacgctctagggggagggggagtaggctcaaacgttgcggctcaaacacaaaatttactttttcataCAAGGACTGTTGCGGAGGGGGGAATGGTTAAACAcggttctcttgatttgttcttattgcgtatcaattATACATGCGGCGATCtggactatagaaattcatacattttgccttgagaaagatggaacgattgcaGTACGAAAGCTTTatttatcgttttagcatcaccccacatcaaAGCGTCGATTgacggaatctatgacaaaaggtcgaaagacaaaaggtcgaaagacaaaaggttaaaaggacaaaaggtcgaaaggacaaaaggtcgaagaacaaaaaaggggAGACAAAggctcgaaaatcttttttcaaagaaggaaaaatttccccccaagcaaatcattttcgtccgtttgtcctttcgaccatttgtccttcgaccttttgtccataaacccgatagacgaggggagtgcgcacgagcctatcgatcacaaggttcttggttcgattccaggtaacaggcttcaaatttatccctctcatttaccattatcacgtctattttttgatactatcaaatgatactatcactatgggtagtgataaggatactatcacttcttgaaaaatgatgaatagaagatagactatattatctctatcaattgatagacggaTGGAGTTACTATCAGAATGTTTATCACTATAGCTAACCCTATCTATTCTATCATTGATACAAATACTGAaaccaaaatcttgcgcataatgggaaaaggccaataaaaataaatcgaagtatgttctcatggatattttaggaacgggcacgacgagagaATGACGGCAATCGTTGTCCGACGCCATTtagaaatccaagatggcggcctccggtttggtaaaatccttgaaaatatcCTGAATTTTTGCAATGAGAATACATTATTGTTTTAGCCGTCAATCAAATCATCAAGTCAAGTCGTCAATCATCAAGTTTAGCCGTCAATCAAATCATCAAGtcatcaagtcaaattgcgaaatttgttcaaaaataaatgaggacttacgcatttttgaccaaatctcacccccaatGACGGTACTTgcaaatttgttttcaatgttccacgatttttttctggtttatTAATATTGTTCGATCCATTCGGATCaactttgccagtaaaattgatttgcgttcctattattctcagtgtagcatagcatagcatagactgactgtacatgtcaatggttgctactccgtgattgatcggaactggtaagaattgcactgggatccaaatgaacaagggatgggagtttccgcttactctcgaagtgcaattttagcagatctaatattattgatcaataacggcgccggccaagtccttacagtcagttgggatggggaaggaatgttagggtgtaatgattgttgcttctagagaccgagaatacctctgcatctccacaatcaccacgggaagggtgtttattagtgggggaggaaaagatctgggagtcacctttggtcggtgatgtgatccatggacaagggggaaatatacgacttacatttaaaactagttttgtatttttgtctcgagaagtttttagtagtagattcaaaaaaaaaaaacgtcaacatctataatatcgaacaattcaaaagaagtttttattaatagcgaaaactgagaattacattatatattttaaatcatatgaaacagcaataatgccgacacttgtagtgacgaaccatacatagtttgtttgaaaattacatatgagtattactgtgcatttttgtctcgagatggtagaatttttaaaaaatacgtcaacattcacaatgtcgaacatttcaaaagatatttttaataatgtaaaaaagagaaaaatatatgtatattgaaattgtgtaaaacaagcataatgccgacacttatagtgacgaaccaaacaaagtttgttttaatattacaccAAAGTtacactttcaagaaaaaatgtgttatcataagcatgaaatgaactcaccagttggtaatccatcctcgactgaacacaaatatctcttcgcaacacagtgcgaacagaaaaacttcttggcgtcccgaaaacaaaccgttttcacgaagcactatccagcaagacgcgcgaaaacagggaaaaaagaagttctccgacgacgaaaacacgcgcgaaaccgagaacaaaacctatccgtcgacgcaacaacgatccatcctgcttgggcttcacggagcactacccagcaagacgattgaaaacaggggaaacaattttctccgacgacgaaaacacgcgcgaaaccgagaacaaaacctatccgtcgacgcaacaacgatccatcctgcttgggcttcacgaagcactacccagcaagacgcttgaaaacaggggaaaaaaaattctccatcgacgaaaacacgcgcgaaaccgagaacaaaacctatccgacccgttcctattattctcagtgtatgagaaaatcagaataggccctttgcaaatcaattcacttatgacttgacacaaaaacatcatcctctgattgcctgtagaacaacaggagtgttgccaaaatagttcaactattaaaagacgtatcttttatatgtttttcagtatattgaagattatgccCTACAATCTACTAAtaagaaagtattaaaaggatcaattgttaccaatgcatgctttgttggctAATTCCAATAAATGAATTAGtggtgttctttttttttcggtgaattcaaatcgtgaataataaatacaccgcaattgaatatggttttctggcaacctagtccagcaataaaaattaattgccgaggaaatcaaagtgcattaatttcaatttgtgatttaaagcataaaaattaagtattttcgagtgctttatatacaaatcaaaagttcaatagtgcataagtgatcggtgcgtagcttgtttgaaaaaattggcattggagctgagaattggacctttttagtggtgagtttttgtaagctattcttgtgttgttttattcggcagctcacgaatgacgataatttcgtaagcatttatttgatttaatgataaaacccatgttatataatatttttgtgaaagaagtgatttacatggaagattatagttcaaggaatatgttgagtacattgaagttaactcttgttccatagataaatttaaataaggacgataagttagtgttgccaaaaataccctcagggtgccgaatcACTTACCCTATTTGTTCACATttctaagtgttttttttttgtatttttttttcttcagatgaagttaaatatcttgggttcatgctagataaaaattcaacattctaaaatgacattgaaagcattcaagccaaatgcaacaaatatgtaaaatatcttTATCCACTCAGTAAAaggaaatcaaaactttgtcttaaggactgttcattttataaagtggacaccttgtttatgctatatcttttttatttattgatgaaatcgtaaacggttttctgtgtatcgttcaactattattctacaatgttacaaaaaaaaaaagaaacttacaaaatgctttcggttgaagaactaaatagtttttgcaaaaactcctaagaaaaactgttcgtcaagtttaagcattatttttcgcatgaaaaaaatcctaaatttaatgaacaaattgtatgttggtatcctttactattcaacttaaggtagagcttttaaaaacatcaataatattccatcagttcctgacgctgagtcactttagtgatctattccttatggtcaaatttgctgataccccatctttttactaccagcaaaaaagtaaagtaataagcgtgttcaaaactggtttagattactaaagaaactatatatatatatatatatatatatatatatatatatatatatatatatatatatatatatatatatatatatatatatatatatatatatatatatatatatatataaaaagcaaaatcttgagttttaaccgcattcttgggtaccaaatttactttTTATGGtcgtttcattgaaaaatcccatacttttaaaattatatacgcatgtttatcgatctagagcaaactgtaagcgtttttctcaaaatattttgataggtagtctcagaataacacattctgaaaataatacatgcaaaataaatttgatttaattcaagcagtgttcccaatcttgatgattgtcattgtgctttgagtggttttctgaaaataaattatttgtttttctattgtgcttaaaatatgacatggggactaaatcagcaactctatgaaggcgtaagttatttttattataaatactatattattacttccgtctggacgtactttaaaccttaaaattctactaatatcagttccatttaaatttaagataattttctttaaaaaaattgataaaaaattattttatgatatctgcaaaattgcttctccaaaaataacttaatattttttagcaagcttctaattgatgatgctttctaagtacaaccattttttgaaaataaaaaatataaattgtcgaattttcctgtcgatttttaataatccttgattttgataacctccaccaatcgaccgttctaaacgttgtgccttattagtgtgaaatcatattattttggtaactttgttattaccacagcattgtacaatattagtcgaacgatgtacagaaaaccgatttcgatttcattgataaattaaaaagatattgcatgtccaaagtgtccactttataaaatgaacagtccttaagaaCAATCTTtttatcttcaaacaaattttcaggccagtcatGTTGTGTGGActggctgttgtaataccaggaaaaaagctctgcagagaattcaaaatgaaaataaaaaatgattctgaagctccctcttTTTAAGCCTTTAGTTtgtaaatatttatgaaaagataaagaggttttttgCCTTTCTGAAAAAGAATTCAGTACAAATCACTCAAAAAGGTTTTCctcctttgaaaatttcaaaatgaaaaataaataaataaaataataaacaaaaatccTGACAAAACTTTAAGTTATCGTCCAAAaagcttgttttttttcttccggaaaactttttgaaatagttattttaacaGAATGTAGATTATTTTGATTTACAAGCGTGCTCTATCCTAGAACCCCTTTCCAAAGAAAACTTCTCTAATTGACAATCAATAGCTTATCATCCGTAAACCAGAACTTTTCATCATCTCAAAAGAAGACTACTTCGAAAGAAAGGATAAGTATTTAATCCAGTTTAATCTGTTG
It contains:
- the LOC110677861 gene encoding uncharacterized protein LOC110677861: MRELWAIVALLLVVGAVNAQSDLCEDRPNFSFVRNAHYCYRYFMCVDGSPYPMRCTGELWFDEEAQSCRDPSSVTCEIDGEIPTPAPVPGICDDTTDGELVLHPFFCNTYYICFGQIGVPVVCPAGMWFDTERQMCADPLDVSCPHGPVGAARCRFEEDFALVPNEHYCYRYYQCVNGFPYPMVCPDNTWFDATRDVCDNPANVECVLEPGQPTVPPTPNICDNTANNRLTPNPTACNKYYICVNQIGWSKICPLNMWFDEEGQTCAPAGTVDCPLGPPIPPETTTTPFSRCDDVANLRFVRNEDYCYRYYQCRNGVPFPLICPRDQWFSEEMQRCVDQDTIECEIDHPPPPVSPTPGICNDAADGEMVLHPLHCNQYYLCVNRIGLPTTCPLGQWFDEQSQSCNNPLYVDCPHGPTTPAPDPFAVCDGVFDYRFVKNEHYCYRYFQCIDGTPYPLVCHDGMWFDEARQRCDRSEYVECDATPPPIVRPPGIDGICDDVADGHLSPHHTFCNEFFLCVREIGWPLICPPGLWFNEEEQTCSIGGTVSCDLAPQRPPVTESPYAMCTGIPDMAYVRDPNYCYRYFKCVSGSPFPMICPNEQWFDARQQRCRDPSEVECIVEEEPPRPPPTAGICNGVSNAIQVPNPRACNQFYVCVDEIGFPQICGPGLWFNEDQQTCLPPGEASCELGPPTTTTVAPHPWALCDRVPNYSYVSNPNYCYRFFQCIDGAPYPMICRGNLWFDLENQSCMDPDEVTCLVNPNPPVVPPTPGICLNVPNGRQVQNPRACNQFYVCVDGVGYSLVCPDGMWFDEFHQVCQPPSDTYCPLAPQVTTPSPYERCHGEEDNRLLRNDFYCYRYYQCIDEVAYPMICRPGRWFDLERQVCDLSANVQCELRPGNPGPIIPTPGICQGVRDGRFERNWNYCNQYYLCVDEVGYGQICPDGLWFDEPRQICDLSENVYCPLGASTPAPTPESRCYGAEDLSLFRNDDYCYRFFQCKDGFAYPMICSGELWFDEERQQCLPRNEVTCEVSDRIPEVPPTEGICTGVTNGRQVLHPLFCNQFYVCIDQVGFRQICPFGLWFDADHQSCVAPDQVECPHGLRPTPSPIEGICDGVTSGTKVPNPEDCTWFYICVQGRPYASPCGEGMAFDKTLLTCVPEADAECADVVTTVPTPGMCYGKDDNTLLRNPYNCAAYYTCIGGIAEPSFCPPGEYFDESLQRCELEEKVECWIDIFAK